A window of Hevea brasiliensis isolate MT/VB/25A 57/8 chromosome 14, ASM3005281v1, whole genome shotgun sequence contains these coding sequences:
- the LOC110635364 gene encoding peptide-N4-(N-acetyl-beta-glucosaminyl)asparagine amidase A: MDRAPLHLVLLLLLTVTTFPLTLSISPDHFFRPSSAAPKSTLSGLEYKEFFEIIHPLPSDHLKPSCALHIIHHTFANTVNRPPFSTPYSPPSDCPPPWRHVSLEFRANSRGDQYDRISGLWLGGAELLRTSTAEPTESGIFWIVRKDITRYSSLLSKTNINFTIMLENVVNSVYTGVYHVDVTIFFYKDAAVRAPVTGGDHISIFPKDGGFGAKGLYESPADLIIPISSFRDSKGYWFIIERDTDVHFRKLRFPDNTRRAVLELYVSFHGNDEFWYSNPSNNYIRMNNLTTLRGNGAFREVFVTIDGMFVASEVPFPVIFTGGINPLFWEPTVAIGAFDLPTYDFDLTPLLGVLLDGKDHVVGVGVSDGISYWLVDANLHLWLDIGAASVEAKSVVYHNPGSSIKRQEEFRNLDGSFSIKGKRKTQLVGWIKSSAGNFTTTVMHQFKFRSSIRYGKNGNYKQARQDMKSTREVKVMNEMGRLLTRITIKRTYPLKVVTLNLPGTKKDTYMLITNVSHSLIDTYSYGKFSSFVHNKQVANGWMEVKNHDVIAGEAVTNQTLISRDESGCYVRTVAAIGGSLIIDNSTYGCPSFF; the protein is encoded by the coding sequence ATGGACAGAGCTCCCCTTCACCTAGTTCTTCTCCTTCTCCTCACAGTCACTACTTTTCCACTCACACTCTCAATATCTCCAGACCACTTCTTCAGGCCATCATCAGCGGCGCCTAAATCCACTCTTTCTGGACTCGAATACAAAGAATTCTTCGAGATAATCCATCCTCTACCGTCTGATCATTTGAAACCATCATGCGCTCTTCACATCATCCACCACACCTTCGCCAACACCGTCAACCGTCCTCCCTTCTCCACCCCTTACTCTCCACCCTCCGATTGCCCACCTCCTTGGCGCCACGTCTCTCTCGAGTTTCGCGCCAATTCACGCGGCGACCAGTACGATCGCATCTCCGGCTTGTGGCTCGGCGGAGCTGAGCTGCTCCGCACCAGCACCGCTGAGCCGACGGAGTCCGGTATCTTCTGGATTGTTCGAAAGGATATTACTCGTTATTCCTCTCTCCTCTCGAAGACAAACATCAACTTCACTATCATGCTCGAAAATGTCGTTAATAGCGTCTACACCGGCGTTTACCATGTCGACGTCACTATCTTCTTCTACAAGGATGCCGCCGTTAGGGCTCCGGTGACTGGGGGTGATCACATAAGCATTTTCCCTAAAGACGGAGGATTTGGAGCTAAGGGTTTATATGAATCGCCGGCCGATTTGATAATTCCGATATCTTCATTTCGTGATAGTAAAGGGTATTGGTTTATAATCGAAAGGGATACAGATGTTCATTTCAGGAAATTGAGATTCCCAGACAACACACGCAGAGCCGTTTTGGAATTGTACGTGTCGTTTCATGGAAACGACGAGTTTTGGTACTCTAATCCATCGAATAATTACATTAGAATGAACAATTTGACAACTTTGCGTGGGAATGGAGCGTTTAGGGAGGTTTTCGTGACAATTGATGGGATGTTTGTAGCCTCAGAAGTTCCATTTCCAGTTATTTTCACGGGTGGGATTAATCCTCTGTTTTGGGAACCTACAGTGGCAATTGGTGCATTTGATCTTCCTACGTATGATTTCGATTTGACCCCACTTTTAGGGGTTCTTTTGGATGGAAAAGATCATGTGGTTGGAGTTGGTGTTAGTGATGGCATTTCTTATTGGCTTGTTGATGCTAATTTGCACCTTTGGTTGGATATTGGAGCAGCTAGTGTAGAAGCTAAATCTGTGGTTTATCATAATCCTGGTTCCTCCATAAAACGACAAGAAGAGTTCAGAAATCTTGATGGGTCGTTTTCAATCAAGGGGAAAAGGAAAACACAGCTGGTGGGGTGGATTAAATCAAGCGCAGGTAACTTTACTACTACTGTTATGCATCAGTTTAAGTTCAGGAGCTCAATAAGGTATGGGAAGAATGGGAATTATAAGCAAGCTAGACAGGATATGAAGTCTACTAGAGAAGTTAAAGTGATGAATGAAATGGGTAGATTGCTTACTCGAATAACTATTAAAAGAACTTATCCTCTCAAAGTGGTCACTTTGAATCTGCCTGGAACTAAGAAGGATACCTATATGCTTATTACAAATGTTTCTCATTCTTTGATTGACACTTATTCGTATGGAAAGTTTTCTAGCTTTGTTCACAACAAACAGGTTGCTAATGGTTGGATGGAGGTTAAAAATCATGATGTTATAGCAGGCGAAGCTGTCACTAACCAAACTTTAATTTCCAGGGATGAGTCTGGTTGCTATGTTCGTACTGTTGCAGCAATTGGTGGCAGCCTTATAATAGACAATTCAACCTATGGCTGTCCATCCTTTTTCTAA
- the LOC110635363 gene encoding probable methyltransferase PMT23: MALSVQNLIKEKKFFFIFAFFVLLICTTFLLYTNDTRFSSLSFSDLQKQSNPSSSQSFSPPPIAIPSPPPPLATVSPPTTVTTTADSNDDASGNGNGNGNDEDSSVLVGGDLGGIEKIQWELCKGTVAVDYIPCLDNSNGIKELQSRRHMEHRERHCPKPNPRCLPPLPKGYKVPLLWPKSRDMIWYDNVPHPKLVEYKKDQNWVRKEGDFLVFPGGGTQFKDGVTNYINFIEKTLPIIQWGRRTRVVLDVGCGVASFGGYLLDKNVITMSFAPKDEHEAQIQFALERGIPATLSVIGTKKLTYPDNAFDLIHCARCRVHWDADGGKPLMELNRILRPGGFFVWSATPVYRDDERDRNVWNSMVALTNSMCWKNVAKTMDSSGIGLVIYQKPDSSSCYDNRKEQDPPFCDQNDSQNVPWYAPLTRCLSRLPVDTKGNLISWPARWPYRLNSLPPRLSTEPDSGDTFYEDTRHWSVLVSDVYLNADAINWSSVRNIMDMNAGYGGFAAALVDLPYWVMNVIPFDTEDTLSIIFDRGLIGIYHDWCESLSTYPRTYDVLHSSFLFKTLTQRCDLIDVAAEMDRIVRPGGYVLIQDTMEMIHKLSSILGSLHWSTSLYQKQFLIGRKGFWRPG; this comes from the exons ATGGCGTTATCTGTTCAGAATCTGATCAAAGAAAAGAAGTTCTTTTTCATTTTCGCTTTCTTTGTCTTGCTCATCTGCACTACTTTCCTTTTGTACACAAATGACACTCGTTTCTCTTCCTTATCCTTCTCTGATCTCCAAAAACAATCCAACCCATCTTCTTCCCAGTCATTCTCTCCACCCCCAATTGCCATCCCATCCCCTCCACCGCCTCTTGCCACCGTTTCGCCACCCACCACTGTCACTACTACCGCCGACAGCAATGATGATGCTAGTGGGAATGgaaatggaaatgggaatgaTGAAGATAGTTCGGTTCTTGTTGGTGGCGATTTGGGTGGGATTGAGAAGATACAGTGGGAGCTCTGTAAGGGGACCGTGGCGGTGGATTATATACCGTGTTTAGATAATTCTAACGGCATAAAAGAACTGCAATCGAGGAGGCATATGGAGCATAGAGAGAGGCATTGCCCCAAGCCAAATCCAAGATGTTTGCCTCCGCTTCCTAAAGGATATAAGGTGCCCCTTCTGTGGCCTAAGAGCAGGGACATG atttggtatgaTAATGTCCCTCACCCTAAGCTTGTTGAATACAAGAAAGATCAAAACTGGGTGCGCAAGGAGGGTGATTTTCTTGTTTTCCCAGGAGGTGGTACTCAATTCAAGGATGGAGTAACTAACTACATCAATTTCATTGAAAAG ACTTTGCCAATTATCCAATGGGGAAGGCGAACAAGGGTAGTTTTAGATGTCGGTTGTGGAGTTGCTAGCTTTGGTGGCTATTTGCTGGACAAAAATGTTATCACCATGTCATTTGCTCCAAAGGATGAACATGAAGCTCAGATACAGTTTGCTCTAGAGCGAGGAATTCCTGCTACATTATCTGTCATTGGGACAAAAAAGCTGACATACCCTGATAATGCATTTGATCTGATTCATTGTGCACGATGCAGGGTTCATTGGGATGCAGatg GTGGAAAACCACTAATGGAGCTCAACAGGATACTGAGGCCTGGAGGTTTCTTTGTATGGTCTGCTACACCAGTATACCGTGATGATGAAAGAGATCGCAATGTTTGGAATT CTATGGTGGCTTTGACAAATTCTATGTGCTGGAAGAATGTGGCTAAGACTATGGATTCATCGGGAATTGGGCTTGTAATCTATCAGAAACCTGACTCATCTTCATGCTATGACAATCGCAAAGAACAAGATCCTCCTTTTTGTGATCAGAATGATTCACAAAATGTTCCATG GTATGCACCTCTCACTAGATGCCTTTCAAGACTTCCAGTGGATACCAAAGGTAACTTGATCAGCTGGCCTGCACGATGGCCTTATAGGCTTAACAGTTTGCCTCCAAGGCTGTCAACTGAGCCGGATTCTGGAGATACGTTTTACGAGGACACCAGACATTGGTCAGTGCTTGTATCTGATGTTTATCTGAATGCAGATGCTATAAACTGGTCGAGTGTGCGGAATATAATGGATATGAATGCTGGCTATGGAGG ATTTGCAGCAGCACTAGTTGATCTTCCTTATTGGGTGATGAATGTTATCCCCTTTGACACAGAAGATACTCTGTCCATTATTTTCGACAGAGGGCTAATCGGAATTTATCACGACTGGTGTGAATCACTTAGTACCTATCCTCGAACATATGATGTATTGCATTCCAGCTTCCTCTTCAAAACTTTAACACAAAG GTGCGACCTCATAGATGTAGCTGCGGAGATGGATCGGATAGTGAGACCTGGCGGATATGTTTTGATTCAAGATACCATGGAAATGATTCACAAGCTTAGTTCGATATTAGGTTCTCTTCATTGGTCTACCAGTCTCTATCAGAAACAATTTCTCATTGGTAGGAAAGGTTTCTGGCGTCCTGGCTGA
- the LOC110635352 gene encoding uncharacterized protein LOC110635352: MKTYMAAISLVLFWFAIFSHSIADQAFDVRQHLSTVTGYGAVKDVGCVSLEKSSIHEGCTPIHLNLVARHGTRSPTKKRMRELDRLASHLEGLIRDAKEQNLSLQKVPTWLLGWESPWRDKLKGGELISKGEDELYDLGIRIRERFPDLFKEEYHPDVYPIKATQVPRASASAVAFGMGLFSEKGSLGPGHHRAFAVSSESRASDIVLRFYDCCESYKDFRKSQEPGVDKLKEPILDEITAAIVSRYELNFTRQDTASLWFLCKQEASLLDITDQACGLFNPSEVALLEWTDDLEVFILKGYGKSINYRMGVPLLEDVVHSMEEAIKAQEEQLAPGSYEKARLRFAHAETVVPFTCLLGLFLEQSEFQKIQREQPLELPPRPPHSRNWWGSTIAPFAGNNMLVLHSCPANPSSKYFIQVLHNEHPITMPGCNNSDFCPFEEFKEMIVAPHLKHDYNTLCAKRLEQPEQKLETSKLSLLFRWLFSMGRDETQSTKAEL; the protein is encoded by the exons ATGAAGACGTACATGGCTGCCATTTCTTTGGTCCTTTTCTGGTTTGCAATATTCTCGCATTCTATAGCTGATCAAGCCTTCGATGTCCGTCAACACCTCTCCACTGTAACAGG GTATGGTGCTGTGAAAGATGTGGGTTGTGTTTCCCTTGAAAAGTCTAGTATTCATGAGGGGTGCACCCCTATCCACTTAAACCTTGTG GCAAGACATGGAACTCGTTCTCCAACAAAAAAACGGATGAGAGAGTTGGACCGGTTGGCATCTCATTTGGAAGGACTTATAAGAGATGCCAAGGAACAGAACTTATCTTTGCAGAAAGTTCCGACCTGGTTACTGGGTTGGGAATCTCCTTGGAGAGACAAATTGAAAGGTGGAGAATTGATTAGCAAGGGAGAAGATGAATTATATGATCTTGGAATCAGGATTAGGGAAAGATTTCCAGATTTGTTCAAGGAGGAATATCACCCAGATGTGTACCCAATAAAGGCGACACAA GTTCCTCGAGCATCAGCTAGTGCTGTGGCATTTGGCATGGGTCTGTTTAGTGAGAAGGGAAGCCTTGGACCAGGGCATCATCGAGCTTTTGCAGTCAGCAGTGAAAGCCGTGCAAGTGATATAGTGCTTAGGTTTTATGATTGTTGTGAAAGCTACAAG GATTTTAGGAAAAGCCAAGAGCCAGGTGTCGACAAGCTTAAGGAACCTATTTTAGATGAAATTACAGCTGCAATAGTGAGCCGTTATGAGCTTAATTTTACAAGACAGGACACGGCTTCTCTCTGGTTTCTCTGTAAACAG GAAGCATCCTTGTTGGATATAACAGATCAAGCTTGTGGTCTCTTCAATCCTTCTGAG GTGGCTTTACTGGAGTGGACAGATGACTTAGAGGTGTTTATATTGAAGGGTTATGGTAAATCAATAAACTATCGAATGGGAGTGCCACTGCTTGAAGATGTTGTTCATTCCATGGAGGAAGCTATTAAGGCACAGGAAG AACAACTTGCTCCTGGAAGTTATGAAAAGGCAAGACTAAGGTTTGCACATGCAGAGACTGTAGTTCCTTTTACATGTCTGCTTGGTCTTTTCCTTGAACAATCAG AATTCCAGAAAATACAAAGGGAACAACCTTTGGAACTTCCTCCAAGGCCTCCCCACAGTAGAAATTGGTGGGGCAGCACTATAGCGCCTTTTGCTGGCAACAACATGCTTGTCTTGCATAGTTGTCCAGCAAATCCATCAAGCAAGTACTTCATCCAAGTACTACATAATGAGCATCCCATTACAATGCCG GGTTGCAATAATTCTGATTTCTGTCCATTTGAAGAGTTTAAG gAAATGATAGTTGCTCCCCATTTAAAGCACGACTATAATACACTCTGCGCTAAAAGGCTGGAGCAACCAGAGCAGAAGCTTGAAACTAGCAAGTTATCACTACTGTTTCGTTGGCTCTTCTCAATGGGCAGAGATGAGACGCAGTCCACCAAAGCTGAATTGTAG